A genomic stretch from Engraulis encrasicolus isolate BLACKSEA-1 chromosome 12, IST_EnEncr_1.0, whole genome shotgun sequence includes:
- the LOC134459982 gene encoding PDZ and LIM domain protein 5-like: MNFGNNCFNYIREDFPQHQGVQKIFTNLEESTSFRGLAPTTGSGVITQPGVWPEYHGYQPQQHSGLLGSATALPQPLPVPEIQVLHPVQPQGFHGGVTFQGRAVPFDRQLQGSMAFVEASHQQLQAYLVTMDGTDLHYRASMAFTAPQMQAPVMRVVSNGQQLGGSGHGTPVPVYSAGLQHDNAVALNSQVAPFMAVNTTHLQHVAPIPQESSAPMQIACNPQLAAGPSRSNPTRPAPVVKPPPHQCQQDPKASSSNMPGSASHTQNSGTPASSRSVATKTTAADKPKKTWDEDRRAMLECPVPSSTCSQESLAAKKESKKRQAEGAKQKHKGPSTNTQQPNTALTKITKDQAPKKARCEINKDEEAKTSPTGVGKANTVLPKESKEAEKNKDKKRKLQPDADEINKRKEKRCKKAKQDDVSQTSQFAARASTSSGTKQLANMPFASRFKVPKKPNHSAPNAGKVARPAPSQQRKPTQLLYDASFIEACTPPRPQQRPRHHGQHHQSRSQLSRPQHAASSASTSRTCGHVKTTV; encoded by the exons atgaattttggaaataattgCTTCAACTATATCCGGGAGGACTTCCCCCAACATCAAG GTGTACAGAAAATCTTCACCAACCTGGAAGAGAGCACTTCTTTTCGTGGCTTGG CCCCTACCACTGGTTCTGGGGTCATCACCCAGCCAGGAGTTTGGCCTGAGTACCATGGATATCAGCCCCAGCAACACTCTGGGCTACTGGGCAGTGCCACTGCACTGCCACAACCCCTGCCTGTACCTGAGATCCAGGTCCTCCATCCCGTCCAGCCTCAGGGATTCCATGGGGGAGTGACTTTCCAGGGTAGAGCTGTTCCCTTTGATCGCCAGCTGCAAGGCTCCATGGCGTTTGTGGAGGCCTCCCACCAACAGCTGCAAGCGTACCTTGTGACTATGGATGGTACAGACCTACACTACCGTGCCTCTATGGCCTTCACAGCTCCACAAATGCAAGCTCCCGTCATGCGGGTGGTTTCCAATGGACAGCAGCTTGGCGGCTCTGGGCATGGTACCCCTGTGCCAGTGTATTCAGCAGGCCTGCAGCATGACAATGCTGTTGCTTTGAATTCTCAAGTGGCACCTTTCATGGCAGTAAATACCACGCACCTTCAGCATGTGGCTCCCATACCCCAAGAGTCAAGCGCCCCAATGCAGATTGCTTGCAACCCACAGCTGGCTGCTGGACCTAGCCGCTCCAACCCAACCAGGCCTGCACCGGTGGTGAAGCCTCCACCCCACCAGTGCCAGCAGGATCCCAAGGCTTCTTCCTCCAACATGCCTGGATCTGCATCACACACTCAAAACAGTGGCACACCTGCTTCCTCAAGGTCAGTGGCAACTAAAACCACTGCGGCTGACAAGCCCAAGAAGACCTGGGATGAGGACCGGCGAGCCATGCTTGAGTGCCCTGTGCCCAGCAGCACCTGCTCACAGGAGAGCCTGGCGGCTAagaaagaatcaaagaaaaggcaGGCAGAAGGTGCCAAGCAGAAGCACAAGGGTCCCTCCACCAACACCCAGCAACCAAATACCGCCCTCACCAAGATCACCAAAGACCAGGCACCTAAAAAGGCCAGATGTGAGATCAACAAAGATGAGGAAGCTAAGACATCCCCCACCGGGGTGGGCAAGGCCAACACTGTCCTGCCCAAGGAGTCCAAGGAGGCTGAGAAgaacaaagacaagaaaagaaagctTCAACCTGACGCAGATGAGATAAACAAGAGGAAGGAGAAACGCTGTAAGAAAGCAAAGCAGGATGATGTTTCACAAACATCTCAGTTTGCTGCTCGTGCCTCAACAAGTTCCGGGACAAAGCAGCTGGCAAACATGCCCTTCGCTAGTCGTTTCAAAGTTCCCAAGAAGCCAAATCACAGTGCACCAAATGCTGGAAAGGTGGCCCGCCCTGCACCCAGCCAGCAGCGCAAGCCTACCCAGCTTCTGTATGACGCAAGTTTCATCGAGGCCTGTACACCTCCACGCCCTCAACAGCGTCCCCGTCACCACGGTCAGCACCACCAGAGTCGTTCACAGCTGAGCCGCCCACAGCACGCTGCCAGCAGCGCCAGCACCAGCCGTACGTGTGGCCATGTGAAGACAACTGTGTGA